Genomic DNA from Funiculus sociatus GB2-C1:
AAATGACTAGCTTGCCAGACCTGGAAAAAAACCTGGTACAGGCAGAAGAACTGATCGATCTTGCCGTGCGGCAGGGTGCCGAGTTAGTGAGCTTGCCAGAAAACTTTTCCTTCCTGGGAAAAGAGGAAGATAAGATTGCTCTTGGGGATGCGATCGCCACAAAGAGCGAAAAATTCCTCAAAACAATGGCACAGCGCTTTCAAATTACCATCTTAGGGGGCGGGTTCCCGGTTCCCGTTGACAGCCAAAAAGTCTATAACACCGCCCTGCTCATCGATCCTTCAGGGCAAGAACTCGCCCGTTACGAAAAAGTGCATCTATTTGATGTTAACTTGCCCGACGGCAACACCTACCGAGAATCTAGCACAGTTATGGCTGGCACTCGCATACCGCCAGTTTATCCCTCAAAGCACTTAGGTAATTTAGGACTCTCGGTGTGTTACGATGTCCGTTTTCCGGAACTTTATCGGCACTTGGCGCAGATGGGAGCCGACATTTTCTTTGTCCCAGCTGCCTTCACCGCCTACACTGGCGCATACCACTGGCAAGTATTACTCCAAGCCAGAGCAATTGAAAACACCTGCTACATTATCGCCCCAGCCCAGACTGGGCAACACTATGCCTTGCGGCAGACTCACGGACACGCGATGATTATTGATCCTTGGGGTGTTATTTTAGCGGATGCGGGGGATGCACCGGGGGTAGCGATCGCAGAAATCAACCCCTCTCGCCTCGAACAAGTCCGCCGTCAGATGCCTTCCCTGCAACATCGAGTTTTCATGTAACTTCTCCTTAACAATACTGGCGATATGCGAATAAAGCTGCTTGCCGCCAGTATTGTTGAATGGAAAAAGTCCCGCGAAGTGTTAACACCCACACTTTGCACCTTACTGACCAGGCTTTTTTGGCTTAGTAGTATTTTGGGTGCTAGTATTTTTCGGGGCGCTTCCCTGCCGTCTTGCGGGCTTGCCAATGTTAGAAGGCTGAAACTTTTTCTTAGTAGCCATAAAAATAACAAACTCTTGAAAAACAACGATATGCAGTTCTACAAGGTTGCTCTGGTTGGTTCCTGAAAGTTTGCCAAGCCACTCTTTTGATATACAAAAACGGGTAGCTAAAAAGCTACCCGCCAAGGAAAATTTTCTATTTTAGATTGGCGATTAACCCAAAATCCAAAATTTGCTTAGACAGTCAAAGCCTTCTTGGTGACAGCGCTCAACTCGCCTTTAGCATACTTAGCAGCGAAATCATCCAAAGACACCTGCTTAATTTTGGTGCCTTGACCAGCTGCGCCAAATTGCTGATAGCGATCGCCACAAACCTTCTGCATATACTTGATAGAAGGCTTGAGGAAGTGGCGGGGGTCAAACTCCTTAGTATCTTTGGCAAGGGCTTCGCGCACTGCTGCTGTGATAGCCAAGCGGTTATCAGTGTCGATGTTCACTTTCCGAACACCGCTCTTGATACCCTTTTGAATTTCTTCTACAGGTACACCGTAGGTTTCTGGAATTGTACCGCCATACTGGTTAATCAGAGCCAGTAGGTCTTCCGGCACAGAGGAGGAACCGTGCATCACTAGGTGCGTGTTCGGCAGACGGCTGTGGATTTCTTCAATGCGGCTGATAGCCAGGATTTCCCCAGTCGGCTTGCGGGTAAACTTGTAAGCACCGTGGCTGGTACCAATAGCAACCGCCAAAGCATCTACTTGAGTTTGTTCCACGAAGGCAACGGCTTCGTCTGGGTCAGTCAGCAGCTGGTCGTGAGAGAGAACTCCTTCCGCACCGTGACCATCTTCTTTGTCACCCATGCCAGTTTCCAGAGAACCCAAGCAACCCAGTTCGCCTTCGACGCTAACGCCGATGGAGTGTGCAACTTCTACCACTTTCCGGGTGACTTCGACGTTGTACTCGAAGCTGGCTGGAGTCTTAGCATCTGCTTCTAAGGAGCCATCCATCATGACGCTGGTAAAACCGTGGCTCATGGCAGAGTAGCAGGTAGATGGTGAATTACCATGATCTTGGTGCATGGCAATGGGGATGTGGGGGTAAGTTTCCACTGCCGCTAAAATCAGATGGCGCAGAAAGTTTTCTCCAGCATACTTGCGAGCGCCGCGAGAGGCTTGCAAAATCACGGGACTATTTGTTTCATGGGCAGCCTGCATAATTGCCTGGATCTGCTCCATGTTATTTACGTTATAAGCAGGGATGCCGTAATCGTTTTCGGCCGCGTGATCCAACATCAGCCGCATTGGTACGAGCGCCATAATATATGATCCTCCTAGTTAGTGGTCGTCAAGTTAATTTGTTCTAGACGAGCGAAATTATTACGATAATCTTAAGATAGTTTACCAGTCTCTAGGGAATTATCTTAGTCAATTCATAGATTATCCCTAACTACAGCAACTATAAACTTGTTTTATATACCAAGCGCGAGAAAGTAGAAAATTCTTTTTTCTGCCTTTTGTCTTTTTATATTTGTTTTTATATTTATATGGGTCGCCCGGGATTCGAACCCGGAACTATTCGGTTAAAAGCCGAGTACTCTACCGTTGAGTTAGCGACCCGAAGAAATTTGTGTTTTTCGCACCGTTCATAACGATAACACGAATTACTAGAAATGCAAAACTTTTTTCAGACAAAATTTATGGCTAGGCGCACAAGTGTCTCCAAACTGGCTCCTGGTTCCAGGTGAATTAGTTGCTCACCAGTATTTAGCGCATTGCGGGCCGCACTCCAAGGTTCTATGCAGTAAAAATCTTTGCCTTTGACCGTCCAGAAGACAAAGGTGGAATAGTTGTTGTCCCAGTTGAGGGTCAGCTGTAAGTGACGAGCGCGATCGCTAACTGTGGCAGAATTCCCACTAAGCTGTCGAAAAGCAACATCAATTTCATCAGCGTCTAAGTCAAAGGCACCAGTAAACGAATGGGTTTGGTGGGTGCGCTGATCCAGGTATTCCGTACCGGGGATTTCAAAGCTTAGTTGAGTCTTTTCCGGTGTCCAGAAGTAAGGATGCAAACCTGTGGAAAAGGGCATCACTGTCCCTGAGTGATTGGTGTAGCGCTGTCGAATTTCTAGCGTATTGCCCAACAGAACGTAGGTGAAGGCGAGTTGAAAGTCAAAAGGGTAAACGGCGCGTGTGGAGTCGTTGCTGTTTAGGATAAGGGTAAGGCTTGCTTTGTCTTGAGTCTCTTGGTCAGTGACTTCCCAAGGCTGTTCGCGGGCAAAGCCATGTTGCTTGAGATGGTATGACTGACCGTTGATAGTGTATGTATTTTCGGGTAAATTCCCGCAAATCGGAAAGAGAATCGGAATCCCACCTCTGACACTCAAGTCTGGATTGGCAAACCGCTCTGCATCTAGGTAGAGGATTTCCTGACCTTTGAGACGTAGGCTGGCGATAATGCCGCCTCGTTCGGGAACAACCTCTAGGTGAGATTGGGCGGCTTGGTCTGAGAGGACATAGGTTTTGTATTGCTGCTGCTTAATGGCGATCTCAAACACGGTTTTGTTTTCCCACTTATCGGGTGATCAGCTACCAGTCTCAAACTTTAACAAACTTTTATACCCATCCTCATTAAGTTTATGCCTTTTTAACAGTTGTTCTTCTAAGCTGTCACTAAGAGATGGGCAATATATTTTACTTCGGTCAAACGCTGGAGTCTCCATGCACAAATCAGCAAGAGCGAACAGTCAATCAGTAAACCCTCAAATAGCTCGCCTTAGCTGTGACGCAAATCACAGGTGAATACCGCCTAAAATCACACTTAATGACCGATTTCAATCAATATCCACGTTTGAAAAGTATTAGATACTAAGAATACACACTCGAAGGATGCACGCCTACATCATGATTCGCACACTTGTACAATCGGCTTTCCAAACAGGTTGTCTCAGCGTTGCTTCAGAGGGATTGATTCGCCAGGTGCTGGTAAACAAATGCTACCAGTCATCGGATTTAGATGCTCTTCATGCCCTTTATGAGGCAGTGGATGCAGGTCAGATCAAAAGAGAGGCGGGTGCGGGTGTGGCAATGGTATCTTTAGGAGTCCTCGCTTTCAGACCCTTAGCAGAGGGCTGCAAAGCGTCTTGATTAATTTATTCAGGGATGCCGCAATACCGGAAAGCTACATATATTGATATATTCATAAAAATTTCTCCGTTCTAGCCGCCGACTTTGCCCAAGAATTATTAGAATGATTAATAAGAACTACCAATTGCAGCTTAGATGCGCTTCTTGGAAAAAACGCGAGTAGTAATGTCAAAATTGATGGCTGCCGCAGCTTGACTTGTTTCCCGTCGGTGCTTTTCTCATCAGTAACCTTCCATCTACTCTACTCAAAGCGCTTGCGTGAGACCCGCAACTATCGTAATTCAAGTTTTTCTAGTCAGCCAATGACCTTGAACGAGGATGGAAGCGAGCTTTTAAGAGAAGCAACTTGGCGTCTAGGAGCTTGTAGCTGGGGAGTATTGTGAAATTACAATCTTAAATACCACAGGATTCAAGCTAAACTTTGAGATTAAATCGGTAACATCATTTAGAACCCTCACTTTGAATTTTTGTCCTTACCCTCAATTCCCACATATTCCTAAAAATCGGCGCTGGGCAGACCAAAAGGCATCCTCGCCAGCCCAAAAACTGGATTTCCAGCCTGAACCTGGAAAGGAAATCCCACCTGCGAGATTTTGGAGAGCGAGTTGGAGGAAAAATTCTTTTTCCCTCTCCCTGTCGGGGAAAAATCCATATCCTCAAATTTGCTTCAAGTTTCGAGAATTTGGGGAAAAGTGGGTAAAGATGAAAAGTGGAACTTGCCAGAAGTGGGGCAGTCAAATCGTATCAAGTTGGAAAGAAGTTGTGTACCCAAAAATTGGTTCACAGGTTTCTTACGGATTAAAAACTTATCAGCTCAGGAGAAGCAACCCATGCTACACCGCAAGATTTATCAACTCTGTTGCGATGGTCGTGAGGTCTGTATTTTCTTGCGGGACCAACAACGCTGGATAGAACGCGCTCGCATTCTTGACATTGAAGGAGATTTAGTAACACTCCGGTATGAAACCGAAGAAGAAGATGAAGTTTGTTCTTGGGAAGAAATGGTTCGCTTGGAAAGCATCGGTGCTGTAACTCAGAAGTTGGCTTCAGTACCGCGAGGGAATGTGGAACCTCTTGTATCTGACGATTGCCCAGAAGCTGAGCAGATTCGTCCGAGTTTCCCAGACTCGAATCCAGATTAAACAGTTAAAAAGGCAAAATTTAACTTTTCAATTTTGCCTTTTTCACAATGAAACTCGAAGCCACCACCATAATCAGTACTCGGACTTGGTGGTCGTTACTTCACTCTTCACGACTTTCTAAGTCGGTATCAGAGGGTGTAGCGGCGGGATGCGCCGTTTCAAAAACTGGACAGTATCCCTCCGGTGTCACCTTAAAACCATAGAGGGGCGAGTCCTGGTTCCAACAGCGTTGCCCCCGTTGGTGCAGGCAATTGCCGCAGCATTCAATACTCAGGGGAACTTTGGCATCGCTGCTCTGACTAAGTAGTTCCCGTTGGGACAAGCCGCGCAATACCAGTTCTTCACCCTGCCATCGGGCTTCTACTAAACCAGTGTCAGAAAAGTTAGTAAAGCGGGGGTCTAGAGCGATCGCTTCTGGTAAAGTAATTGTCACCACAGCTCCCAATTCCGACAGTTCCCCTTCATAGCTGGTTTCTGGTGCCGCAGGTTGCACAAACGTCTCGCCTATCGGGAGTTCTACCAACGTTCCCGCGCCTGGAGAATGCAAGTGGTAGCGGTTGTGTAACTCCTCCAAACCAGTTAAATCAGCCAAATAAGTCGGGGAGCCGTGAACAAAAATTACGTGCTGCGGACGGAGATTATGGATCAACTGGGTGGTTCCCAAACCATCCGAATGCTGGGCCAGTAAATAGTCCTGAGCAATCAGTGCTTCGCCGCCAGTAATGAGGCTGTAGGGATATGGCATTGCCATGTTCCTACGTTGCTGAGGTTGTAATAATACCCAAGGCCCGGTGCCTGGTTGACAGTATTCCCTTAAATCATGACTTTCATCGGTGAGGACGATACAGGGAGACTTTCCAATTGAGGAACGCTGTTCTGAAGGCAACCGGCGCACACGAGGGCGCACCCGCTCATCCCAAAATAAAGATTGATGTCGGGCAAAATTTTGTACTGATGATGGGAGAGAGGGTAGCAGTTCCAGATAGGCATCGCAGCCAGCTGCAACGTTGCCATCTACCCAAATGTCTAAATTTTGACCAGTGAATAGGTGGTGACTCCGCAACAGCATTAGGAGTTCTTGCCCTAGCCCTAAAGTCGGGACGGGCATTAAGACAGATTTCGCCCCAGCGATCGCTTGATTAATTCGCTCTGCAAGGATGTTTTCTTGGTTTCGTCTGTGGGGATGACGTGCTGTGCCATAACTGCCTTCCACAATTAGCACATCAGGCTCTAAGCCGCGCAGAGCTTCCAGGGGCAAACCTTCCACCAGCCGGGAATTGGAGAGAAAGAAGTCACCTGTGTAAAGTAGCGAGTAGGTGCGTTGTGGAGCAGTGTAGGTAAGCAATATTGCTGCAGCGCCTGGTAAATGCCCGGCTGGGAACAATTCCGCCGCTAGTCCGGTTTGGAATTCCACAGGCGATCGCATCGGCAAAGCCTGACACAATTGTGGAATATCCTTAGTATCTACCTCTGGCCAATTCAGCGGCAGTAGTTGGGTTGTCACCTCACTGGCGTAAATTGGCAACTGTGGGAAAGCCTGACGTAACGCCAGTAACCCACGAGCATGATCCGAGTGTGCATGGCTGCACAGCACCAAATCTGCTGGAGGATTTCCTGCTTTCAAAAGCGGCGAAATATCCGCCAAACCACAGTCTAAAAGAACGCGGTATGGGCCCAACCGCACCAGCAAACATACCCCTTCGTCGCTATGACCAACGCCATAGGGCAAATAGGCTAGATCATCGTAGCCGTGAGATGATGCCGGGGGAGCTTGACTCATTATTCGATTGATATTTGCAATTTAAAATTGTGGATTCCGACTCAATCCAAATCGGTTTAAAATCCAAAATTAATTAATGGGCAGAACCGTTTCCATGATAGTTGTCTGAATCGTAGAATCCATTCTTGGTGCCAAAAAACAGGCACGATACAGTAAAAAGAATTGTTAATGCCACTAAAACCAGTTTCACATCCATTTGTTTTTATGTCCCCTAAGGCGTAATTAAGTATATTTACGATGAATTGTATCAAAAATAATCAAGTTGTAGAACTTTCCTGGCTAGAACGTCCATCCACGGAAGTTGCACCCGACCTAATTGGCTGTACGCTGGTACGGCAAATGGCAGACGGAGAAATTATCCGGGGGCTGATAGTGGAAACTGAAGCTTACGGAGAAAACGATCCAGCGTGTCATGCCTATCGGCGGCGAACTGGGCGAAACTCGGTGATGTTTGGGGAGGCGGGACGAACTTATGTTTATTTAATCTATGGGATGTATCATTGCCTCAACGTTGTGACAGACCGGGACGGCGTTCCTAGTGCAGTATTAATTCGGGCTTTGCAGCTAGAGTCATTACCCAGATGGATAAATGAGCGCGACCGAGTAAAACCATCACGAATTGCCGCTGGGCCCGGTAAACTCTGTCGCGCCTTGCAAATTGACAGCACTCTCAATGCACAAGTTCTACAACCCGGTCAACCTCTGTGGTTAGAACATCGCTCCTCAGAATTTACACCCGAAATCGTCCAGACGACTCGGATTGGTTTAACTCAGGGGATTGATTTGCCTTGGCGGTGGTATCTGGGAAACTGTCCGGCTGTTTCCAAACTCTAGAGATAAATTTCCTGTCCTTGGTCTGTGAAGCGGACATCTTTAATCTTCCACGCTTGATTACTAATCAGCGTTTTTCGCAAACTGCCGAATAGAGCGAATTGTTCGCAAGTTGACAAAGAGACAAACTTCCGTTCTTGATTGGGTGCCAGTCGCAAATCAACAGTAGCAACGCCACTTTTTTGATTAACCTTGACGCGATACCCAGCTAAATTGAAGTCGGCTGTGTCCCTTTCTTCCAAAACTTTACCAACTGCTGCTGCTACTGAATTTTTATCTGAGACAGCTACTTTTTCTGGCACTAATTCCTGACACTGATTATCCGGTTGGTAGATGGTGACAGTGATGGTGGTTCTTGAGGTCGTGGTAGTAGTTGTGCTAGCAGCAGTATTTGAAATTGTTGTTGGATTAACTGCGTTGTCTGTTTTGCGGTTGGTAGGAGTAGTAGTACAGCTACTTAGGTTGAGAACGATTACTCCAGTTAAAAGCGGGGCGATAGATTTTTTTATAAGTTGCATAATTTTTCAAACTTATATTTGGTATTTGGATAGATTGGTGCGATCGCGCCAATTGTGAAATGCACCTTGAGGGGATAGCATATATTTACTGGCATTGCTTAGCGATATCAGTGTAGATTTCTGCGGAATTTATGGACCGAAGTCCATTAGGTGACAGTAGTAAACTCCTCTAGCGTCTGGTGGGCGATCTAGTCTTTGCCAGCGCGTGGGGAGACTAGGAATAGGAAGGAAGAATGCTCACTCAAGAAGGACGTGTTGCACTGGCGGATATTGGCGACTTAAATCAGCTAAAGTCGGAATTGAATGGTTTGCCAGCGGTAGATGTGGGGGATTACATTGTAGAATTGCCTCCAGAAAAGCGGGCGATCGCATTCCGATTACTGAAGAAAGATCCGGCTATTGATGTATTTGAATATCTGCCGCCAGAGGTGCAGGAAGAATTGATTAATTCGCTGCATGACAACCAGGTGGTGCAAATTGTCGAGGCGATGCGCCCTGATGACCGGGCAGAATTGTTTGATGAGTTGCCAGCTGGAGTCGTAAGGCGGCTTTTGCAACAACTCAGCCCTTCGGAACGGCAAGCAACAGCGAGAATTCTGGGTTATCCAGAAGGTACTGCTGGGCGCGTGATGACTACAGAATATGTATGGTTGCGGGAAGGCTTAACGGTGGGAGAAGCCTTAAGCAAAATCCGTCTGAGTGACGAAGATAAGGAAACAATTTATTACGCCTACGTCACAGACAACAACCGCAAACTGGTTCGGGTGGTGTCTTTGCGGCAGCTGTTATTTTCAATTCCCGATGCCCTGATCCGTGATATTGCCAGCGATCGCGTTGTCAAAGCTACTACGGAAACGCCCCAGGAAGAAGTCGCGCAACTAATGAAGCGTTACGACCTGATTGCAGTACCTGTAGTTGACCGCGAAGACCGATTGGTGGGGATTATTACCATTGACGACGTGGTGGACATTCTAGAGGAGGAAGCAACCGAAGACATTCAGAAACTCGCTGGGGTGAGTGGTGGTGATGAAGCCGCTTTGTCGCCTCCCCACGTTACGCTTCGCAAGCGACTGCCGTGGTTGTTGGGTAATATTGGTTTGTATATTGGTGCGGCGAGTGCGATCGCGCCCTTCCAAGGTGTAATTTCGGTTGTGCCAGTTCTTGCGGTCATCATGCCGATTTTGTCCAACACCAGTGGCAATGTCGCTATTCAAGCTTTATCAGTGACAGTACGCGGACTCGGTGTAGGTGAAGTGACACCGGAAGATACGTTAAAAATTCTCCGCAAGGAAATCTTAGCGGGGTTGGGTACGGCTTTAGCTTTAAGTTTTGCCCTTGGCATCCTTTCGTTAATTTGGTCGCCGCCAAATGACCGATGGGTGGCTTTAGTTGCCGCAATGGTGATGGCTGTTAATGTTATCGTAGCCGCGACTTTGGGAACTTTGCTGCCAATGGGTTTGAAGCGGGTTAACCTCGATCCAGCTCTAATTAGCGGCCCGTTATTAACTACAATGCTGGATGCAGTGGGATTTTTGACCTTCTTATCGCTGATCTCGGTTGCTTTGAGGGTAGTAGCCCACAATTAAAAATGTAAAATTAAAAATTAAAAATGAAAGAACATATCTTGATTTTTTAATTTTTAATTTTTAATTATTTTTCTGATGCCTACTACCAATTGGACTCGTCACCACATTCTTTCCTTGGCAGATTTTACGCCAGATGAATACGACACTGTGCTGCAAACTGCTGCCAGTTTTCAAGAGGTGCTTTCGCGGCGCACGAAGAAAGTACCAACGCTACAAGGTCAGGTAGTCGCTAATTTGTTTTTTGAATCTTCTACCCGTACTCGCAGTAGTTTTGAACTGGCAGCAAAGCGCCTCTCTGCTGATACGCTGAATTTTGCAGCAGCAACGTCTTCTTTGACGAAGGGCGAGACAATTCTGGATACGGCGAAAACCTATCTGGCAATGGGTGCGGATATGATGGTGATTCGCCATCGGGAGGCGGGAGTGCCGCAAGCGATCGCCTTGGAAATGGATCGTTTGCGATCGCGGGTAGGTGTCCTCAATGCTGGTGATGGTCAGCACGAACACCCTTCCCAAGCACTCTTAGACTTGTTTACCATCTGCACTCTTTTAGACCCAGGCCACCCGCGACTCGAACTCCTCAAAGACAAAAAAATTGTCATTGTTGGCGATATTCTCCACTCGCGGGTAGCCAGATCGAATATCTGGAGTTTGACAGCGACAGGCGCAGAGGTTCATCTAGCTGGGCCACCCACTCTTTTACCCCAGCTTTTTGCTGCCTACGGTAGCCAGGGACTTGAGGGAGAGGCAATTCCCCAATCCCCAATCCCCAATCCCCAACGAAAGCTATTTCTCCACTGGGATTTAGAACCAGCTTTACAAAATGCCGATTTTGTGATGACGTTGCGGCTGCAAAAGGAACGCATGACTCAGCATTTGCTGCCTAGTCTGCGAGAATACCATCAACGGTATGGGATAACACGCGATCGCCTGAAACTCTGCCAACAGAACGTTAAAGTGCTGCATCCAGGGCCAGTTAATCGTGGCGTGGAAATTAGTTCTGACCTGATGGACGACCCCCAGTTCAGTTTAATCTCCCAGCAGGTGACGAGCGGCGTTGCCGTTCGCATGGCACTACTTTACCTGATGGGCAGCGGTAAATCTTAATTTGTGGGTCAGCATCTTGCCATCCCCTCACTGTTAATATTTTCATAGGCTTAGGGCGCTGGATCGATCACAATAGATCCAGTTCCTTGCTCAGGATTTCAACTTGATGAATGGTGTCACCAGTCTTTTAAACACTCCCACTCAACACCACAAAGGAGACAACTTTGCCATCTCCTTTGCTCCCTTGTCACTGGAAGAAGTTTATGCCTTAGGAGATGACCCAGGTAACGGTGCCATTGTGGTGATGAGTGGAATGGTTCGCAATCAAACCGATGGTAGACCAGTAGTTGCCTTGGAGTATCAAGCTTATGAGCCGATGGCTTTACAAATCTTTAGACAAATTGCCGCTGATATCCGCCAAACATGGCAAGATGTCAATCGGGTTGTAATTCACCATCGCATCGGACGCTTAGAAATTGGTCAAATCAGCGTGCTAGTAGCTGTGGGTTGTCCTCACCGTTCGGAAGCCTTTGAAGCCTGCCAATATGCGATTGATACCCTAAAGCACAACGCTCCAATTTGGAAAAAGGAACATTGGGCGGATGGTTCTAGTAGTTGGGTGAGTATTGGTGCTTGCGAAACTCAACAAGAGGGTTGCTAAGTCGCTAATTGGCATTTGTTGCAAAACTTTAAGTTTTCAGGTGTCGTAGGTTGCAGTTTGTAACTATTGCTTTATCTCCGGAAAATTATCCTTTAGACTGAGTTGCAATTCATAAATTTGAGATAAGCAGGGTTAGATAAATGCCAAATCTGCACTGGCACGATTATTTACTTTTCGCTTCTTTAGTTGCTAGTATTGCGGGACTTTTTTTACTATCTGATGGCGACTCAACTCAAGCTTCTGAGCTTGAGACAAGTGAGCAAATGCTGTTATCAATGAGCTTTTCTTACTGGATAGTACACTGCGTCATGGTAGGTATCCTGAAGCTTTGGCATCCTGAGTGGGAAATCTTATCAATTAATTTGAGGTTGACGGCTGCTTTTTCTTACTTGTTGACCTTTTCTTGCATACTGTCTCTCCCGCTACACAGAATGTCAGTACGTCAAGTAGAGTAATGTCAAGTTTGGATTTTCAATTGGTTCAAAGTATTAGGTTGTTAAGCGTGATTAACGCATTCTATAAATAGAAGGAAACAGCCACTCAATTGAATCTTGTCAAAAAAATCACCCCATTTCCAAGAAACTTGGTAAAAATATGGGGTGATTTTAACTTAATGAGTTTAGGCTAAAATACTACGGACAACGACCGACATTCAATGAGTTTGAACTAGGATAGCCGTAAGAAATCCATCCGGCAACCGGGGCGGTAATTTGTACCCAAGCACGGCGATCGCTATCGTAAGTTAAGTCTGGAGGACTCTTCGCGAGAGTAACGCGATCGCCAAGTCTGATTCCACCAACTCTGGTGCCAGTTTTGTTGGGGCCACTACGAATAGCCAAACCCTCACTTCCTCTGTACGTAACTACGCGACAGAGGCTGGAAGGTTGAACAGGGGGAGGATTGTTTGCTCCAGTGCAGGGTTTAAGGTATTGTGCCTGTACGTAACCCGTAGCAGGCGCATTAATGGCAATCCAACCAGCACTACCATTATCTGCCAGAGTAACTGTTTCGTTGGGAGCTAAGGTTCTAATCGTTTGACTCGTGGTTGAACGCTGTGCGTAGACAAAAATCCGCTGATTAACGGCGCGGCACTGTCCCACAAGTCCCTGTGCTAGTAGCAACTCGCCCTGAGGCTGAATAGAATTTGGTTGTGATTCTTGAATAGAGCTATATGTGGTGCTGTTAGTGACCGCAGTGGCGGAGAGATTCAAGCCCCCCGCAGCGGTTAATCCGACAGCAAACAGGGTAACAGGCATTGCCCAGTGGCTCTTTGTTTTCATACGCTACACTCCTCATCTCACCAAAACGTTTGTGTTAGAAGCTTCCACATCGAAAAGCATCCCCGCAGTCGAGACTTGTTTTTCATAATGGTTGACTGATTAGCTGGCGCATTTCTATCAACCCGTCCCTACATCACTAAGCAATAGGATAGTTAAGTTCGCGGAAGCTTCTTAGTCAAATAGCATACAGAAAAATTAGTGTTAAATACATGAAAAAGGGGAATATTGTCAAGCGGTGTGCGGGAAGTGAAGTTATTGGGTAGGCTCGTGTGGAGCAGGCAAGATGCCCGCCCTACAGTAGTTCAGGGCTTACGCACGTCAACACACTGTAGGGGCATGGCATTGCCATGCCCCTACGACAGAATCAGCCATTCACTAATTAACTGCGTAAGTCCTGTAGTTCAAGACACATTTTTTCCCAACTTCAAAAATTCACCCGGACATCAGCCAAACGGCGATTCCGTCCCACCGTGAGAATTGCCGAAGCTGGACGACGAGCTAAGAAAGTTTGCAAGTCTTGAACTCCCCTAAGACGACGACCATTAATAGCAATGATTCTGTCTCCGGGTCTGATTCCGATATTCGCAGCAGGCGAGCCTGGCTGTACCCCCAAAACTACCAGTGTCCCTGTATCTACAGTCAC
This window encodes:
- a CDS encoding DUF6679 family protein; amino-acid sequence: MLHRKIYQLCCDGREVCIFLRDQQRWIERARILDIEGDLVTLRYETEEEDEVCSWEEMVRLESIGAVTQKLASVPRGNVEPLVSDDCPEAEQIRPSFPDSNPD
- a CDS encoding aldose epimerase, with amino-acid sequence MFEIAIKQQQYKTYVLSDQAAQSHLEVVPERGGIIASLRLKGQEILYLDAERFANPDLSVRGGIPILFPICGNLPENTYTINGQSYHLKQHGFAREQPWEVTDQETQDKASLTLILNSNDSTRAVYPFDFQLAFTYVLLGNTLEIRQRYTNHSGTVMPFSTGLHPYFWTPEKTQLSFEIPGTEYLDQRTHQTHSFTGAFDLDADEIDVAFRQLSGNSATVSDRARHLQLTLNWDNNYSTFVFWTVKGKDFYCIEPWSAARNALNTGEQLIHLEPGASLETLVRLAINFV
- the fba gene encoding class II fructose-bisphosphate aldolase (catalyzes the reversible aldol condensation of dihydroxyacetonephosphate and glyceraldehyde 3-phosphate in the Calvin cycle, glycolysis, and/or gluconeogenesis) gives rise to the protein MALVPMRLMLDHAAENDYGIPAYNVNNMEQIQAIMQAAHETNSPVILQASRGARKYAGENFLRHLILAAVETYPHIPIAMHQDHGNSPSTCYSAMSHGFTSVMMDGSLEADAKTPASFEYNVEVTRKVVEVAHSIGVSVEGELGCLGSLETGMGDKEDGHGAEGVLSHDQLLTDPDEAVAFVEQTQVDALAVAIGTSHGAYKFTRKPTGEILAISRIEEIHSRLPNTHLVMHGSSSVPEDLLALINQYGGTIPETYGVPVEEIQKGIKSGVRKVNIDTDNRLAITAAVREALAKDTKEFDPRHFLKPSIKYMQKVCGDRYQQFGAAGQGTKIKQVSLDDFAAKYAKGELSAVTKKALTV
- a CDS encoding carbon-nitrogen hydrolase family protein translates to MKSYLAAAIQMTSLPDLEKNLVQAEELIDLAVRQGAELVSLPENFSFLGKEEDKIALGDAIATKSEKFLKTMAQRFQITILGGGFPVPVDSQKVYNTALLIDPSGQELARYEKVHLFDVNLPDGNTYRESSTVMAGTRIPPVYPSKHLGNLGLSVCYDVRFPELYRHLAQMGADIFFVPAAFTAYTGAYHWQVLLQARAIENTCYIIAPAQTGQHYALRQTHGHAMIIDPWGVILADAGDAPGVAIAEINPSRLEQVRRQMPSLQHRVFM
- a CDS encoding DNA-3-methyladenine glycosylase, whose protein sequence is MNCIKNNQVVELSWLERPSTEVAPDLIGCTLVRQMADGEIIRGLIVETEAYGENDPACHAYRRRTGRNSVMFGEAGRTYVYLIYGMYHCLNVVTDRDGVPSAVLIRALQLESLPRWINERDRVKPSRIAAGPGKLCRALQIDSTLNAQVLQPGQPLWLEHRSSEFTPEIVQTTRIGLTQGIDLPWRWYLGNCPAVSKL
- a CDS encoding sporulation/spore germination protein; this translates as MQLIKKSIAPLLTGVIVLNLSSCTTTPTNRKTDNAVNPTTISNTAASTTTTTTSRTTITVTIYQPDNQCQELVPEKVAVSDKNSVAAAVGKVLEERDTADFNLAGYRVKVNQKSGVATVDLRLAPNQERKFVSLSTCEQFALFGSLRKTLISNQAWKIKDVRFTDQGQEIYL
- a CDS encoding MBL fold metallo-hydrolase, producing MSQAPPASSHGYDDLAYLPYGVGHSDEGVCLLVRLGPYRVLLDCGLADISPLLKAGNPPADLVLCSHAHSDHARGLLALRQAFPQLPIYASEVTTQLLPLNWPEVDTKDIPQLCQALPMRSPVEFQTGLAAELFPAGHLPGAAAILLTYTAPQRTYSLLYTGDFFLSNSRLVEGLPLEALRGLEPDVLIVEGSYGTARHPHRRNQENILAERINQAIAGAKSVLMPVPTLGLGQELLMLLRSHHLFTGQNLDIWVDGNVAAGCDAYLELLPSLPSSVQNFARHQSLFWDERVRPRVRRLPSEQRSSIGKSPCIVLTDESHDLREYCQPGTGPWVLLQPQQRRNMAMPYPYSLITGGEALIAQDYLLAQHSDGLGTTQLIHNLRPQHVIFVHGSPTYLADLTGLEELHNRYHLHSPGAGTLVELPIGETFVQPAAPETSYEGELSELGAVVTITLPEAIALDPRFTNFSDTGLVEARWQGEELVLRGLSQRELLSQSSDAKVPLSIECCGNCLHQRGQRCWNQDSPLYGFKVTPEGYCPVFETAHPAATPSDTDLESREE